The sequence ccatttcttcaaaatGCTATGCTCTCATCTCTGGACCTTCACAAATGCTGTATGAAATgtgtccctctctcctttccctgtgCTCTGCTGTCTCCTATTCATATATTCCATTTTCTCTGGGAAGACTTTCCTGATAACACAAGTTCCAAAGAGGTGTTCCTTCTATGTATTCTTATAGCATTTAGTACTCCCCAGTGTAACACTAATGCTATATTGTTGTTGCTTATGGCTGTCTTTCTTACTCAATGAGGCTGAGACTGTTCGTTCAGCAAGCACGTGGCACAATGCATTCTAGCATAATAAACTTCCTATAaatatgtgtggaataagtaatATTAAAACTATGTGTATTATTAGGTAATCTCTGGTTATAAATGGTTTCTAAAAACCCTATAAAAATTGTGAAAACACTAAATTTTTGGAGAATAAGCAGGTTCAGAAGTGGTAGATGAGAAGTAGCTGTGAAGATCAGGAGATCTGGCCATGGGGGCAGATTTTTGGGCCCAAACTGCCTTTTTACCATGATTCACTAGTAGAAAAACTGCAGGAAAGGAAAACTGCATTAAACCAAAACACTAATTTCCTAGAGACATTTCTGTATcaggaaagagaaactttttctttcatttgttgttttcttatcCAGGGCCAAGTATTCTAATTTCATATTATAGCTCAGTaacttttatattaataaaaaaattccaGGCACTCTTTGGATTGTAAGACCATATAAACATTGTTTCTGAGTTGAACTGGTTCTGTGGTAAAGCCTTCATATATAAAACTTGGAACAAATAAATAACTACCCTTTGCCTCTCTGTTTCTCCTACGTCTGTTTCAGGAAGAGGGTCACAATTCAGGCCTGAGGTTTATGTATATACTTTCAGGcgagagaaaaacagaattagATAACTGCTTTTCATGGTAAAATTTATTCCAAGTCAGCGATTTAAAAGCAAAGTTTCTATTTGCGATTTAGAGACTGCCTACGTATAGAAGGaatgataatataataataaaactgcCATTTGGGAGCATACCATGCTGTCAGGCACACTGCTAAGTGCTCCCAAACTTTATTTAACTCTCATGACAACTCTACTAAAATtgtcacagataaggaaactcagACTTGGAGAAGCtaggtaacttgtccaaggtcacaactAAATGGCAGTTAGACATGTAATTcataaaattactaaaattactaaatcattatttataattttactaaAAAGACTTTTGAAGTTTTGAATCTCACCTTTGTCACTAGTATTTGTgttgactttggacaagttacttttctttgcctcattttcctcatctataaaatgaggatatatTAATAATAGGGTTACAGGATTAAATAAgtcaatacatgtaaagtgcttagaattgtACCTGGAAGCTCTAagtattaactattattatttatttttaattatcccGACAGTAAATAAATCAGTATAATAAAAGCATGGCACTAAGAGTGATTTTTGCCTGATTATGAAGGGATCATGATGGGTTATCTAATTCATTCAGACAAAATCATGATTTAACTGAAATGCTCTATTTTAATTGTCAGAATGGAGATTCATTTTAATCTAATTAAAAAGTGTTCTCAATATTAGGAAATCTTGATGTCTAATTCAAATTACTCATAGTATAAAGTCACAGTATGTCTTTGTGTTCATTGGAACGGAGAATAGATGGTCGCCATTTCTCTGTAACCACAAAATACCTTAATCTTATATTTTCTAATAACTCTTCCCTTGTTTATTGTTTTATACTTTAGAATTTAGGTCTCCTGGTTTTTAATTCAATGTGAAACTTTTCTACCCAAGTAATCACAGTTTCTACAAGACATTCCCTTTTTAGTATGGGTAATTCTGGCAAGAGTgataaaagaattattttaaataggtAGTAGATGATGACTCCCCAGAGATGTATAAAACAATCTCTCAAGAATCTCTTACACCTGGAAAACTGGAAATTAATTTTGaagaattattaaaacaaaaaatggaagaagaaaaacgaCGAACAGAGGAGGAACGGAAGCATAAGCTAGAGATGGAAAAACAGGAATTTGAACAACTGAGACAAGAAATGGGAGAGGTAAGATTTTAAGAAATATCcctttatattccacatatatttattaacctaagtattttacatgtattacctTACAATAACTTTCTAAGTATTATTATTCACATAAAGGATACTCAACATACTCCTATGACGCACTTGGTACAAGTTTAAGCATAGTTATGTGCACTTTCTAGCCTGCTATAACTCTACTCCTTCCTTGctagtttaaaaaatatgtaagattACAAGCGACTGAGATACTACTATATTACCTTAAGTAGATATTTCTTCTATATacctcacatttgtgtgtgtttacatTGAGAACTGTTGTTCTAGAGTACTTAATATACCCATTTATACTTATTTTCCTTGAAACAAACAGAATTAACCTGATAAATTTAACCCAAATAAGATAAAACTAAAGGAGTACCATGGATAGTAATAGGAACAGCAGTTTGGCAAGTCTTTGAATCAATTTATTTTACTAAATTATTCTCAGATATAATTTTGATGCtgttaaatattttagtatgagTTCTCTAGTATTGAAATGaattaaatacacatacacacacataaatacagaCTGTATAGGGCCAGCTTCATGGACATGCAACTTTTGCCCTCACAAGATCCCATGCTCAGGCTGCGCTTAGGATTTAATGCTGAGGTtgccattttgaaatttttaataattttgtctttAAATTGTGTGTTGTAAGTGAAAGCTGATTGGACAATGGAGCATGTACTAGAGTCTTGGAGCCTTGGCTCACCTCCTGCTGTCTCCCTGCTTCCTCATGGTGGGTTCTCAGCAATCCTTTTCTACCTCCTGATGTCCCAAGGCCCTGTCTAACCTTCTTCCCACCCCTGGACGCTGCTGCCCTCTATCTGGATGGCCAACCAGTTTTGTaggcaggagaagggagggagagggagggggccaGCATCCCACCATCACCCTGGGCCTCTGGCTGGGGCCTGGCAGGAACGTAAGCAGGGTGGGGGATCAGCGCACAGTCCTGTGACTTGGGGCCAAGCGAGCAGTGGCTGTTCCAGCTTGGACTGGCAGTGACATGGCATGTTTGACAGGCCACTTGTGGGGGCCTCTCGCCAACTCCTGATCTAGGAACTGAGTGGGTTCCTAAGCAGAGGTTACAGTCTCTTAGAAGTTGCCTCTTTTTCATGGGTTGGGGCAGTGGGCCTGTGGGGATATTTACTTCCTTGCCCCAGCTGACCGAGACTGTAAATACTGTATAAATATATAGGTAATAATATCATGAATATGCTGtaggaaaatatttcaaggtctggcctcaaaataaaaaaaatgtaatagcatttattttataaaggaagctgaaaatgaatTGTCTGTCTAGAAAAACTAACCTctaaattagaatatattttagtATACTGTTGAGATGTAATCTAACTAATATATGGCAGTATGTAACTGTCAGACATTCTAGTGCTATTGAGTGACTTACTGCACAATGTCTGGGCATTTTCAAGCAAGTAGCACGCCAATCCCAAGATCACCTAGACTCTAGCCAATTAGCTCAGTCATAGATTTGGATAAGAATGATTTGGGAACCATTGTGATATATCATAAATATGTTAATTTCTGGTATTTTAGGAGTTGCCACATAGACCAAAAAGTGAAGGTAGTATAAaggaatgttttctttctttcctcttggcTGAACCAAGAAATTAAGCCTCATGTCATATCCACTGTGACTCCCCctcacctcaatttttttttttttcgtgaggaagatcagccctgagctaacatccatgctaatcctcctctttttgctgaggaaaatgggctctgagctaacatctattgccaatcctcctttttttgttccccccgaagccccagtagatagttgtatgtcatagttgcacatccttccagccgctgcatgtgggacgcggcctcagcatggccggagaagcggtgcatcggtgcgcacccgggatccgaaccccaggccaccagtagtggagcgcgcgcacttaactgctaagccatagggccggcccctcaatttttttttccctctgcctggaactctaGGTCTTCTCCAGGAAAAGTATGGCAGGAATAATTGCAATATTTTACCACTCCATATAGTGAGATTGGGGTTTAGTGTAAGAAGTATACAAAGAACTAGTAATGATAGATTGCGAAAAGGCAAGGGAAAAGGAACCTGAATAAAAAGTATTCAAGATAAAATAGTATAAAGAATGGGAGGCCAATTTTGGTTGACTCCTTTTCTATGTTTCTTGGCAGAATATCAAATTGACATTGCAAGTGATATGTAGCGAAATGTAGGGATTTTACCTGACTGTATCTGTAGAAATGCTTAATTCAGTTAACTTGAGTAGTAAGagtgatatttaattttattagacTATCATCAAATCAAAGACAGGAGGAATTTTAGAGATACTCTGGCTCTATATAGAGATGAAAAAATCATGTCCAGAAGATTAAGTGACTAGGCAAAAGGCCACACAGTATCAGAGTCAGAACTAGAACTTATATCTGACTCGTAGCCCAGtgctctttcatttcttcacCTTCCCCTAAACAAAGATCTTCCTACAACTCCTAGTAAAAGCTAATGTTGACATGCATATTTTAGTTTTCGCAGGTTATAATGGAATCTTAAATGAGGTTTTGAGCCATATTCcctaaggaaatattttttatttatttatttttttgtgaggaagatcagccctgagctaacatccatgccaatcctcctctttttgctgaggaagactggtcctgggctaacatctgtgcctgtcttcctccacagcagcggaacgtgcacacttaactgctatgccacggggccggcccccctaaggaaatattttaaatgaaacattatcTAAGTCTTAAATTTGTAGcactactttttttgtgtgaggaagactggcctcacctaacatctgttgcgaatcttccgcttctttcttgaggaagattgtccttgagctaacatctgtaccagtcttcctctatcttgtatgtgggacgccaccacagcctgccttggtgagcagtgtgtagatccgtgcccgggatcggaacctgtgaaccctgggccgctgaagcggagcatgagaacttaaccactatgccagcaggctggcccctgtagcaTTACTTTTAATTAGTACATTTAGGTATTGCGTTTAGGGAGGAGATTATTTAACCTTTATTTTtggcttcaaataagaaatgGTGAACACTTTTTGAATGGTTTATTGTACAAACTGATTTTctgatatttaatatataaaaatcttaatttttttgaaggaagaggaagaaaatgaaacctTTGAACTGAGCAGGGAATATGAAGAATTAATCAAATTGAGAAGGAGTGGCTCTATTCAAGCTAAAAATCTAAAAAGCAAGTTTGAAAAAATTGGACAATtgtctgaaaaagaaatacagaaaaagataGAAGAAGAACGAGCAAGAAGAAGAGCGATTGACCTTGAAATTAAAGAGCGAGAAGCAGAAAACTTTCATGAGGTATACTATTCTATATTTAACATAGTTATGGTGTACAGTAATGATAATGAACTCAACAGAAATAACATTGACATTTCAAAATTTTGGTACTTACAATTAACCCTAGGTGTATATTATAATCTGGGAATAGCAAAAGCACACTAAGATCTTAAGAGACTTTGAAAAATTTCCCCACTCTAGCATTGTTTCAAAATGACTTTTATCAGAATTAAAGCCTATAGTAAACATCAAATGGCTCACTCTGGCAAAAATAGTTCAGAAGTATTTACTGGCACTAGTTTTAGTTTGAATCAGTAGAACCAGTGTCATTCGAGGTAAACTTGAGATTATTCTTTGTATAATTCAGAGATTATTATAGTTTCTTATTTAAAGATGAAGCCAATAAAGCCTATATAATCTGCTCAAAGTCATACCAATAATTCAATGGCAGAGCCTAAATCAGAATTCAGATGACATGAATTTGAAGTACTTCCATATGTAAAATAAAGATGCAATCACTAGATGACCTGTAATGTCCCTTCCAGCTTAAGGACTAGTTCCATCATTATGAATATTGATTTAAGTAGGATCTGGAAAATTTTTTCTGCCAGAATTaccatttaataatatttaacagCATTTAACCTATATTATTCTAAAAATGCATTTTCATCAAATATTCAACTAGTAAAACAGGTGTGGGAAGTTGGGAGGGCCTTCAGAGGAtaccatgaaaaaaagagagaatgaagagATTATGTGCACATTCTCCGGACTATAAGCAATTCACTATTATTGAGGCAAGCAGAGTGCCAGAACAGCAAAAGATAATGAAGATGCAAACACAGGTGAGATGACCATAGAAGGTCTTAAATGCCATGTTAAGGAACTTTTATTGGAGTGCATTGAAGGAAGTGTGAAAACGGAGTGATGTTATCAAATAGGCATCTTTATAGCTAGATCATGCTGAAACTCAAGATGGGTTTAGATTCAcgcattaaaaaattatttgaatgccTACTAAGCTCCAGGGACTGTTCTGGACACTGGTACAACATTGGTGAATAAACCTGCAGTCCTTGCTCATGTAGTGTTTAGAATCTAACAGGTGGTGGGGTGGAAAACAGTTATTGGCTAGTAAATAAACCTACAGAGATTAACAAAGCAGGGTAAAGGAAATAGAGTATGTGGTACTATTTTGTAGAGGGTGGTCAGAGAGGGCCTGATGAGGATTTGAACTAGGGCTGGAATGGAGAGGACAGATAAATATGTAGGATACAAAACTGGCAAGACTTGGGGATGAtggtggagaggaagagagggagaggaattaATCAAAGTGAcggtggagaggaagagagggagaggaattaATCAAAGTGACTGGTATACATGAACATAAGGTATTATGGGAATATAGGagtttggaaggaagggagttcaCAAGCTATTTTAGACAAATGGAGATGCTGTGAATCATTCAGATATCCATCAATTAAATGGATATGCATCTGAACTTTGTGCAACATACACTAAAACTTAAGGACATAGGCCTTAGGCTAGTTGCAAATAAACCATTTTGTCACTGCTAAAAGCAAACACCATTGCTGTTTTTCACATCTTCTATGTTGGGggcctgtgttaagttttggggACATAAAAGTGAATATAATAGGCCCTCATCCTAATGAGATGAGAACAATATAATTGTTATAAGTGCTAAAATAGGAGTTATATATTTAATGTGTTTATGGGATCAACTAGGGTGCAGTCAATATTCCTAGGAGAGGTTTAACAGGAAtgagaaaatgacatttaaattgaGTGTGAAGGTTGAATAGAAGTTACAGTTAAAGGGGGGAAGCATTCCAGATTGGAGGGACAATGTGAGTCAACACAAAGGTTGTAAAAATTTATCTGGGGAGTGGAAAATATGTTCAAAGGCAAGGTTCATAAGAGTAATGGGTGAtagaataaaaagttgagaaagtaGATTGTGGCTACCTGATGAAGGGCCTTTTTAACCTTGCAGAGACTATGATGTGGGAACAAAGTTTAAGTTTTAGGACAGAGTGATAAAAGGCTTGTTTGTTTATAAAAGAATTCTGGGATCATGGAGGATGACCTGGAAGACAGGCACAAGGGCATGAAGTTggaatcaaaggagaaaaatgaacccAACTTTAACAAAGCTGGGTAACAGGTTGTTTATGGAGAGGTGGTTGTCGAGCCCAACATTATTTCAGGATTACTGGGGAAAATCGATGATACTACAGAGAATTCAGGTCTGGAGAGGTGCAGTGAATGAATTGTTTTGGACATGTGAAGTCTGAGCTGTATTTGGATGAGGTAAAGGCAGTCTGAAACGTTAAGTGCTGAGCTCAGGTGAGAGGCAGGAGCTATAGACTGTAACTTTTTTAGATAGTATTTGAAGGTATGGAAGTAAAGTCATCTTTGAAGAGTTGAATAGTTTGAAGGTGAACGATAAAACCCCTGAGAACGCCAACACTCAATGAATGGATGGCCACAATATCAGTTGATtctttagagagaaatgtatcaCAGAAGGCAAAGAAAGGTTCAGTCATTATGcacttgcttcctttttttttttgttaaaagcaGTGAAACCTCAGAGCAGACATAGCTAGCCCTCCAAAAATGTAGGTAAgataagaataaaagaaatgaggTGGGTCACTTCTTGTTTTATTGCTATTACTGGCTCTCTTTTGTATGAAAGGATATGAGATTAGGACACGGCTGATCTGTAACCCTTGAGGATGTCCTGAATGGAGTTTCCTGTGAAGAATGTTAACATCCCTCTTATCATATCCCCCTAGAAGGTCATTGAGATATCATTTAAAAACTTGTGTTAGCATAATTTTGGTATTGAGTGCAATCAACTTCCAGAGTAGGACCGTCCCTTCCCAACTGACCATGTCTAGTTCCCTCCTTTAGAAAATGTCAATGTTCAACAGGTCTTCTGTTTATATTCCAGACATCTTTCAAGGTCTAGCTCATTCATGTAACCTTCCCTAATCAAAGAATTCCATCCCAGCTCCTGTAGCCCTTAACCCGTTATCACTCATTTGGTACTTAAATCACTTAATTGCCTTATAGTGTGACTTTCTAGTTAAATTTTCCAATAAGGTATACTCTACTCCAGTAAGGTATACTCTATGATTCCTTATGCTCCTTTTTATCTCAAATTTACTACCTAATTGTGCTGCTTTTAATATTCATGTGCTGGGGAAGTCAATGCCATATTAAGAATGCACCTAGAGAACAAAGATCATTACATTTAACACGACTCTTAGTAGATTCATTTCCCAGAAACATATTTAACCTGGCTTTTCAGAGAttaaagaaaaggcaaaattgtaCTTAACAAGTGAAAGACCGTTCATAAGCTTTCTCCTAGTTAGCTTATGAGGAATTCTTTCActtatcaaatttattttctaaaggcaggtttaagataGCTAAACAGTTATGAATTTGCACAAACTTTTATCCTAAAATCCAGAAGGCAAGTTAGTTATTAACTGGGAGGGATTCTGTCAGAATAGCAGTTATCGTACCTGCTGAAATATCCTATCTTTAAGATTCCATTTGGTaagcaaagaataaaattaactgTATACTGTCAACAAAGAGGTCCTTTTTTTGATGTAAGCCTCAGATAAACCTGTTGGGATAAAACTGCAGTAAGCAAACCATTGTTTAACGTGTACTTTCTAGCCTATCTTTtaagtataataaaaaaaatcatatcaacATTTCATTAGCACTAACTGTAGCCAGGCATTATGTTTATCAACTGAAGGTAAATAATGGCACAAATAGAATTCACCCCTTGGTAACTCACTGTGTCTGATCTACGATTTtccaacataaaataaaaaatctgattcaggagaagcagaaaacaacTATCCAACTTACTCTAACAACTCCCACATTCATTGGAACTGAGGTGTAATACCCTCAAACTGATGTAAAACATCCATGAACCAAGATTTTTCTTATATAGGCAATTATTTTACAGCTTGTTTCAAAATTCCCTTGATTTAGTTGGATGTGGTAAGCAATTTCCTCATAGTACGGTGAAATATAAATGGTAAGATTTCCAGACAGACCCACAAAAGCCTAAGCAGCTTAGAAACCAGGAGTCAACTACAACTCGAGTACTTTAGAAATCATGAATTAACTGTTCTCAAAGAACAGTGACCTCATTAGCACCAAACTGGTTTTATATAAAGATTCAACACAATTTGACAGTTGAAACTGCTCTTAAATTACTCCGTTAATTATTTCCATGGCTCCCAACTTTCACCCCTAAATAGATGACTCACAGCCGTACTTTACCTCAATGATTTCCCCAAGTTCCAGCCATTGCCTCTTTTGAGTTGTCTTCCCATTTATTCTACCTGCAAACACTCTTCTGTCATTTGACCATCAATAAATTATTTGTTGGATGGAATTCATCTCAAAGACAGTTACTAAGAAGGGTGAGGAAGAAAATCATGAAGTGGGaaataacaaaacagaaatagCATTTTCTGTATGATGTAGTAGGGTGAAGAGTGATATGGAAACTCTTGTGAGAAGAAAGGGAGTATTTTAACAATCGTTACAATGCATAGTATCCCCACCCTTTTCTGTTATTCAGTACTATCAGCAAGCACTGAGAGTTGGTTGGGCAAACAAATACACTGGGACTTGTGATACTGTGTTATCTTTACACTGGGAAAAAAGGATTCCAATTGTTAAAGAGAATGTTTCACAAAACCTTCATCTTTCCCAAATTGGAGGATAGTGAAAATCTCGATGTCTGCATTGTAGCACAAATATGCATACCAAACACGTAAATTATTTTGTGCCTATAAATGACACCTTTAGAGCTATTAACGCTTTAGTTCATGTTGGTTTTTAGAAAACAAGCAATTCTTATTCCTGGCCCACTTTCATTAAGGAAGAAGATGTTGATATGAAGCCTGCAAAAAAAAGTGAGGCTCCATTTACTCATAAAGTGAATATGAAAGCTAGATTTGAACGAATGGCTaaggcaagagaggaagaagaacaaagaagaatTGAACAACAAAAGTTGCTACGCATGCAATTTGAGCAAAAGGAAATTGATGCGGCACTGCAAAAGGTACCAGGCTTACATATcctttattttccaaagatgctctCTTAAAAATCATGAAGTTTTATATGAaggattaaaaaacattttaataacttTCAAGTCAtggaatgtttggtaaaatacaCTTGGCACTAAGCATACTTACATGTTCTTTACTttgcaaaagaacaaaacacattTGCCTTCAAAATTCTATGACTAAACCACTGTCCTGAAAATGCTATAGTATAAATGCCAActtgaatgtatttattttaatttagaaaagagaagaggaggaagaagaagagggtaGCATCATGAATGGCACCGCTATTGAAGATGAAGAGCAAACCAGATCAGGAGCTCCATGGTTCAAGAAGCCTCTAAAAAatacatcagttgtagacagtgAGCCAGTTAGATTTACTGTTAAAGTAACAGGAGAACCCAAACCAGAAATTACATGGTGGTTTGAAGGAGAAATATTGCAGGATGGAGAAGACTATCAATAtattgaaagaggagaaacttaCTGCCTTTATTTACCAGAAACTTTCCCAGAAGATGAAGGAGAGTATATGTGTAAAGCGGTCAACAATAAAGGGTCTGCAGCTAGTACCTGTATTCTTACCATTGAAAGTAAGAATTAATCACTTTTTTCATGTAGAACTgttattctatttaaaatttttttctttaaaaaaaaaatcacttttcttcttctcttttttagcTGACGACTACTAGggttcccttccctctctctggaattttctctctctctctctctccgacTTTCTTACTACATCCATCTTTCTGTGGCGGGGCCAAAAAAAGGAAACCAGAAGTGCcactattttattccttttcataACAGTCTTCAAAACACAAGCTCATCTAAAGAataccttcttcctttccaaatgagCACCTGATTCATCGCCATATTATGCAGTAGAAGCTAATGTGTATTTAAGGGGGAAAGTGGGAAATTTACTCAGTTATTCTATCAGAACCTATTACAAAGGCTGTATATTTCCCGTAAGTTTAAAGcagttatattaaaaaaatcataaaaagaacacATTATTTTGCATGGAAGAATGACATTTATGAGCTATTTACACCTAAAATTAGTCTGAAATAGCTGAGACTTAATGAATTTGGAACCTATCAATTTGAGTGGGCTTTTTTCCTTAGTAGTACATCATTTTGGTTGTTGTAGTCTCCAAGTCTTTCTGAAGCAGATATATGAGGGTGGAGGGGTGTCATTCCTTTTATGGGA comes from Diceros bicornis minor isolate mBicDic1 chromosome 4, mDicBic1.mat.cur, whole genome shotgun sequence and encodes:
- the NEXN gene encoding nexilin isoform X1, translated to MNDISQKAEIKEMLASDDEEVSSKVEKAYVPKLTGTVKGKFAEMEKQRQEEQRKRTEEERKRRIEQDMLEKRKIQRELAKRAEQIEDINNTGTESAPEEGDDSLLVTVVPSKSHKTSGRIKNFEDLEKEREEKERVRYEEDKRIKYEQQRRSLKEAKCLSLVMDDELESEAKKESLSPGKLKLTFEELERQRQENRRKQAEEEARQRLEEEKRAFEEARRQMVNEEEENQDTEKIFKGNRPGKLKLSFEEIERQRREDEKRKAAAEARRRREEEQKAFAEARRSMVVDDDSPEMYKTISQESLTPGKLEINFEELLKQKMEEEKRRTEEERKHKLEMEKQEFEQLRQEMGEEEEENETFELSREYEELIKLRRSGSIQAKNLKSKFEKIGQLSEKEIQKKIEEERARRRAIDLEIKEREAENFHEEEDVDMKPAKKSEAPFTHKVNMKARFERMAKAREEEEQRRIEQQKLLRMQFEQKEIDAALQKKREEEEEEEGSIMNGTAIEDEEQTRSGAPWFKKPLKNTSVVDSEPVRFTVKVTGEPKPEITWWFEGEILQDGEDYQYIERGETYCLYLPETFPEDEGEYMCKAVNNKGSAASTCILTIESKN
- the NEXN gene encoding nexilin isoform X2, whose protein sequence is MQKAREERNQRRSREEKQRRKEQYVREREWNRRKQEIKEMLASDDEEVSSKVEKAYVPKLTGTVKGKFAEMEKQRQEEQRKRTEEERKRRIEQDMLEKRKIQRELAKRAEQIEDINNTGTESAPEEGDDSLLVTVVPSKSHKTSGRIKNFEDLEKEREEKERVRYEEDKRIKYEQQRRSLKEAKCLSLVMDDELESEAKKESLSPGKLKLTFEELERQRQENRRKQAEEEARQRLEEEKRAFEEARRQMVNEEEENQDTEKIFKGNRPGKLKLSFEEIERQRREDEKRKAAAEARRRREEEQKAFAEARRSMVVDDDSPEMYKTISQESLTPGKLEINFEELLKQKMEEEKRRTEEERKHKLEMEKQEFEQLRQEMGEEEEENETFELSREYEELIKLRRSGSIQAKNLKSKFEKIGQLSEKEIQKKIEEERARRRAIDLEIKEREAENFHEEEDVDMKPAKKSEAPFTHKVNMKARFERMAKAREEEEQRRIEQQKLLRMQFEQKEIDAALQKKREEEEEEEGSIMNGTAIEDEEQTRSGAPWFKKPLKNTSVVDSEPVRFTVKVTGEPKPEITWWFEGEILQDGEDYQYIERGETYCLYLPETFPEDEGEYMCKAVNNKGSAASTCILTIESKN